GGATCGGGGATGTCACCCGTCCGCTGCCCCCCGCGGTCCTGTCGGCGTTCCACGACGCCGTCTCCGAGCTCGGAGAAGAAAAGACCTTCAGGGGGTACGGCCCCGAGCAGGGATACGGCTTCCTCATCGACACGCTGATCGAAAAGGCGTACGCGCCGCTGGGCGTCCACCTCAAACGGAGCGAGATCTTCATCTCGGACGGCTCCAAGAGCGACACGGCGAACATCCTCGACATCTTCGCGCTCGACAACAAGGTGGCGATCGGCGACCCGGTCTACCCGGTCTACAACGATACGAACGTGATGATCGGGCGCTCCGGTCCGGCCGACGAGCGCGGCTACTACCGGGGGATCGTCTACCTTCCGTGCACCGAGGCGAATGGATTCTTCCCCGATGTACCGAAGGGGAGGCTCGACATCGTCTACCTGTGCTCCCCGAACAACCCGACGGGCACGGTCGCGACGAAGGCGCAGCTCAAAGGGTGGGTCGATTACGCTCTCGCCAACGACACGGTGATTTTCTTCGACGCGGCCTACGAGGCGTTCATCACGGAGCCCGGCTATCCACATTCGATCTACGAGATCGATGGCGCGAAGCGGTGCGCCGTCGAGTTTCGCAGCTTCTCCAAGACCGCCGGGTTCACCGGGGTGCGGTGCGCGCTGACGGTGGTGCCGGAGGAGGTGGCGGCAAACACCCCGACGGGTGAGAAGGTGGTGCTCAACAAGCTGTGGAACCGGCGGCAGACGACGAAGTTCAACGGCGTCTCCTACCCGGTTCAGAGGGCCGCGGCTGCGGTCTACTCCGACGAGGGGTGGCGGCAGACGAAGGCGATCGTCGACTACTACATGGAAAACGCGAAGATCATCCGGGAAGGGCTCACAGGTGCGGGGTTCACCGTTTACGGCGGTGTCAACGCCCCCTACATCTGGCTGAAGACCCCGGGAGGGATCTCCTCGTGGGATTTTTTCGACCGCCTTCTCACGGAGTGCAACGTGGTCGGGACGCCCGGCAGCGGATTCGGGCCGTCGGGCGAGGGATTCTTCCGGCTGTCGGCCTTCGGCAACCGCGACGACGTTGTGGCAGCGGTGGAGCGGATCCGGAAGAACCTTGGATAGGGGGAGGGGGTACTT
This sequence is a window from Candidatus Deferrimicrobium sp.. Protein-coding genes within it:
- a CDS encoding LL-diaminopimelate aminotransferase, encoding MARVNEHYLKLKAGYLFPEIGRRVRAFAATNPSANVIRLGIGDVTRPLPPAVLSAFHDAVSELGEEKTFRGYGPEQGYGFLIDTLIEKAYAPLGVHLKRSEIFISDGSKSDTANILDIFALDNKVAIGDPVYPVYNDTNVMIGRSGPADERGYYRGIVYLPCTEANGFFPDVPKGRLDIVYLCSPNNPTGTVATKAQLKGWVDYALANDTVIFFDAAYEAFITEPGYPHSIYEIDGAKRCAVEFRSFSKTAGFTGVRCALTVVPEEVAANTPTGEKVVLNKLWNRRQTTKFNGVSYPVQRAAAAVYSDEGWRQTKAIVDYYMENAKIIREGLTGAGFTVYGGVNAPYIWLKTPGGISSWDFFDRLLTECNVVGTPGSGFGPSGEGFFRLSAFGNRDDVVAAVERIRKNLG